One stretch of Armigeres subalbatus isolate Guangzhou_Male chromosome 2, GZ_Asu_2, whole genome shotgun sequence DNA includes these proteins:
- the LOC134215927 gene encoding uncharacterized protein LOC134215927, which produces MSHSSQHQCIICNQPNEADRKMVQCDVCDRWYHFMCAGVNDSIENESRNFICTACHNSDPCESVASTTTSARAARLELEMQRLAEEKRLQDKMREEREKQDREMQDMVLRLESERREKAITAMFALEKEYIKKKYNLLQTKLDEGSATGSVRSRRNCDLSTSKVQDWIDRNPTVTLSSNTGCIPTGLTLQAETTSDSVQPTSTTTTTAAGTSQARMTAVAVCKCMHSLCLRCGIHYRHKPHQ; this is translated from the coding sequence ATGTCCCACTCGAGTCAGCATCAGTGCATCATATGCAACCAACCAAATGAAGCAGATCGGAAAATGGTTCAATGTGACGTCTGCGACCGATGGTACCACTTCATGTGTGCCGGAGTCAACGACAGTATTGAGAACGAGAGCAGAAACTTCATATGTACGGCATGCCACAACTCAGATCCGTGTGAATCCGTAGCATCAACGACTACCAGCGCACGAGCCGCAAGGTTGGAGCTTGAAATGCAACGATTGGCAGAGGAAAAGCGGTTGCAGGACAAAATGCGAGAGGAACGCGAGAAGCAGGACAGGGAAATGCAAGACATGGTGCTGCGTTTGGAATCTGAGCGGAGGGAAAAGGCGATCACAGCGATGTTCGCTCTGGAGAAGGAGTATATCAAGAAAAAATACAATCTACTCCAAACCAAGTTGGACGAAGGAAGTGCAACAGGTAGTGTTCGCAGCCGACGAAACTGTGATCTAAGTACGAGTAAGGTGCAGGATTGGATAGATCGGAACCCCACAGTGACCCTGAGTTCCAATACTGGGTGCATTCCCACTGGACTTACGTTGCAAGCGGAGACGACATCAGATTCAGTCCAACCTACTTCGACGACTACTACAACAGCAGCTGGGACAAGTCAAGCTAGAATGACTGCAGTCGCCGTATGCAAGTGTATGCACAGCCTATGTCTTCGTTGTGGAATCCACTACCGCCACAAACCACATCAATAA